CTCAAGGTCAGCAATTGTCTGTTGCAATGGACGAGGTACTAGACAAACTGAAGAGCGAGGTACAAGTCACCTGGCGGATCTTGGTTGAGCCCACATGGCAACCTTTGCCAAAGATGGCGATGAGTACACAGCTTGACGTCACCGCTCAAGTGAATCTCACACCTAAGCTGAATGTGTCTCCAGAGCTAAACATCACCCCCAAGGTCAATGTGGCGCCAGAGCTAAACATCACACCTAAGGTTAATGTGGCCCCTGAACTTAATATCGTGCCTAAGCTAAACATCGCGCCTAAGCTGAATGTGTCTCCAGAGCTGAACATCGCGCCTAAGCTGAATGTGTCTCCAGAGCTGAACATCGCACCTAAGCTCAATGTGTCTCCAGAGCTGAACATCGCGCCTAAGCTGAATGTGTCTCCAGAGCTGAACATCGCACCTAAGCTCAATGTGTCTCCAGAGCTAAACATCGCCCCTAAGCTTAATGTGTCCCCAGAGCTAAACATCACGCCTAAGATGAACATAAAGCCTGAGCTCAATATCGTTCCTAAGATGAACATAAAGCCTGAGCTCAATATCGTGCCTAAGGTGAATGTGAAACCTGAGCTGAACTTCGCCCCGACCTTAAACTTTAAACCGACCCTCAACATCGAACCTAAGATTCAGATTAAACCAAAGGTTTCGGGTGTTTCTTCTGTTCTGGATGGCCTGAAAAAATCCTTTAGCGGGTTGTTTGCTGTATTACGCGCTAGCGTGGTGGGCTTTTTTGGCATCTTACGTGTCGCCGTGATGTCGACCTTACCAGCCTTGTTTGCTTTCAGTGCGGCCTTGCTCGCTAACCCAATTACTTGGGTGGTGTTGGGCATAGTGGCTTTGGTGGCCGCCATTGTTGGTCTGATTGTCTATTGGGACCAAGTGACAGCCGCCGTGGGGCGCTTCTTTGAGGGATTATCGAATTTCGCCAGTGCCAACATCTTTGAGCCATTACGAACTTGGTGGGAGGAATTTATTGCTTGGTTGAGTTCGCTTAACCCATTTGCCTCCATCAGCAAAGGCATCAAAAAGTTTGCGGGTCTCTTCGGTTTCTCTTTTGGAGACGAAGATGAGTCCACAAAAGCCATTGAAAAATCCGTTATCGAACAAGAAGCCATGAATAAACAAGTGGCTTTGCCGGGCAATAAAACCGCGATGGAGCCCGGTCAGGACAACGTGATGCAGAGCATCAGTCAACAATTCGGTGGGCAGCAGAAGTCCACCAAGGTAGACAAGATTGAAGTGCACAATCACAGCAATGGTGTGCGTGGTGACGACCTGATGTATGAACTTGAGATGGTGGCAAGCTAATGGCAAGTATCGATCTATTAATTCAAAACGATGACCTAGTGCTGTCTGGCTTAGGCGAACCGGAATTGGTGTCTCTGTCCGACTGTGTTGCGCAGGACTTACGCCATATGATGCGTGAAAAAGGCTTCACCATCTTGATGGTGGGTGAGCGTAACCGCGTGTCTTTGACGGCCGCCGCCAAGGTCATTGAATTAGAAATTGAAAATGATTCCCGTATTTATCCTGGCACCGCCAGTGTGGAATTAAACGACGATGTGCTGACCTGTGTCGCACAAACCATTGACGGTGAATACATAGAGGTTTCCCTATGAGTGATTTTAAACAAGTACTGATTGACGCGGGTGTGCCCACCACGGAAGACGAGTTAAACAGCGAATTTAGCAAAACGGTCACCGAATCCGGCTCCACCATTTATAACAACTCAATTTACAGCCCGTTTTGGCGTGTGATCAGCAGCATTGCCACCAAGCCCGTGAATTGGTTGGTAGAGGCCTTGGCCAACCATGTGATGCCACAATTTTTCTTATCCACGGTTAGCGAAGCCTTTATTGAGTTATGGGGTGATCGCTACAACTGTACGCGGAAAGAAGCGCAGTTTCTTAAGGGCCGAGTGGTGTTTAGCCGGGCCGGACTTGACGGCGAAATTGTGATTCCGGCTGGCACAGTGGTGTACACGGATTTGATCAACAACACTGTGTATCGTGTGGTCACCGATGCCGAAGCCATGATCGAAGCAGACGAGTCTGGTGTTATCGTCGCGGTGACCTCAGAGCAAGCGGCCACGGCATACAACTTGGAAAGAAATTACTATAACCATTGTGATCTAGAGGGCGTCACAGTGACCAATCCGGAAAACTGGATTGACCAAGTGGGTGCGGATCTAGAAGACGTGGAATCCTATCGTCTGCGCATCCGTAACTCATTTAATACCTTAAGTCATTACCATACGGACGGTGTGTACAAGTATTTGATCTCCTCTTGGGCAGGGGTAAAAACCGACCAAATTTGGCTGGAGCACAATGCCCCACGTGGCCCAGGAACGGCCAATGCCTTTATCCTGTTTGACCTAAATGCACCGGCAGAAAGTTATTTGGAAACCATTAATCGTCAGTTATCGGAAGAAGGCTATCACGGCCATGGTGACGACATTGTGGCTTACGCCATGCCGGAAACCAAACACGATGTGACGGCGACCTTGTATTTCTCCGATACCTTGTTGGACGTGGAAAAAGAAACTATCAGCAAAGGCGTTTACAACGCTATTTATGCGGCGTTTCGTGGTAATTCCGCCTACGACATGACGAAAACTCAGCCCTATTCGCGCTTCTCTTTCACCCAGTTGGCGGGGGAGATTTTTGACCTGTTTGATGGTTTAGAAGACGTGGAGTTTAACCTCAACAGCATTGTTTCTGAGTTGTCCATTCCAACCCTGAACAGTATCACCATTGTGGAGGGCTAAGCATGGCACCAAGGTATCAATTGCCCGTCTGGATTCGTCGTGGCGAACAAGTGCAGAAGCTGCAAAACGCCCTTGCCACTTGGTGGAACAAGACGGAAAGCTGGATCAAAACGCCACTGGATCAAATGAATCCTGAAACCTGTAGCCCTTTATTGCTCAAGTACTACGCCTACCAAGCAGACATTGATCGTTTTACCGATGAACCAGACGACATGTTTCGTCGGCGCGTCATGTACGCCGAGAAAAACGCCATGGAAGCAGGTTCAACCACAGGCTTGGTGGAAGTGTTTGAGCGTCTCGGTATCGGTGAGATGCAGGTGGTGGAACGTGAAGACGAGGTCAATTGGGATGCCATTGCCTTGCTGCTCACCGACTCACAAATCGCCAGTAACACAGACCTACTTAACTACATTATTCAAACCTATGGTCGCACTTGTCGCCGTTACCAATTGACCGTGGTGAATGACATAGATATCGACATTCACCTAGGGGAATTTGGTTGTCAATGGGCGTTGGATGTGGCCAGTGCTTAAGCTGCAAAAAAAGGAAGTATTCGGATGTCATTTTTAACCCGCGCTGGTGAAGCGCAAATTGCCAACAAACAGGCTAATGGTGGCCATGTCAATATTACTCACTTTGTGTTCGCTTATTTGCCCGAACTCGGGGCAGAGCCAGAAGACAGAGTAGAGGATTTGCCAGCGTCCGAATTCATAGTGGATCGCCATCCTTATTTAAAAGTCGCTTATGTGAACGACAACCAAGTGGTGTATTCCGTGGTGTTGGATTCCACCATAGGGGATTACTCGTTTAACTGGATCGGCTTGGTGGATGAGGAAGAGGTATTAATCGCCACGGCCTACATTACCCCCATTGAAAAGCGTAAGACCAAAGGCAATAAGCGTGGCAACACCATTTCTCGTAACTTCTTATTAAAGTACGCTGGCATTCAAAAAGTGACAGCCGCTACCGTGCCGGCCGAAACCTGGCAGTTGGATTTTACTGAACGTTTTTTGGGCGTGGATGAACGAGAGCGTCAGGCCAATGTTGACCTGTATGCCCACGCCAGCTTTCTTGGTGAGGCTTGGTCCGTGCTAAAGCAAGAACAAGAGGCAGAGTATCTAGTGTCTTCCGGTGTCGGTTATCTAGGTGGGATACGTGTACAAAACCACGCCGCTGAGCCTCTTGCAGTGGACAGCTTACCGACCAGCGTCTGGTTAGAGGCCAGTCTGCAAGGCGACATCGCGGACAGACAGCCTGTGACTTCCTTGCGCTTGCAAACGGATACCCTTGATGCAGAGACACAAGATGCCAATGGCGTGACTTACTATCGCACCAAATTGGCCGACATCTCGGCGGACGGGGTCATCACAGACGCTCGGGTGATCTATGAAAACGTGGCCCAGCATGAAGCCAAAGCCGACCCGCATCCGCAATACATAGCCTACACCGACAGCAAAACCGCAACCACCTTAACCACGGCCAAAAGCGATGCCACGCGCAAAAGCAACGCGGCGCTGGCGTCGGCGAAAGACTATACCGATGAGCAAGTGGCGGACACCTTGGCGACAGCGCAAGCCTTTGTTGGCGACTTTGTGGGCAGCATTCATTTTTTCGCCACTTCGTCCGCCCCAGCAGGCTTTATTAAGGCCAATGGCGCGGCCATTTCCCGTACCACCTACGCCGCCTTGTTTAGCAAGATAGGCACTATGTATGGGGCGGGTAATGGCTCGACCACCTTCAATGTACCGGATTTGCGCGGTGAGTTTATCCGTGGTTGGGATGAAGGTCGAGGCGTGGATTCTGGAAGGGGATTGGGAAGCTGGCAGGGGGATGAGTTTAGGTCTCATACGCATAACCTGAGTATGGCTGGATCGACAAGTTCTCAATTTGGTGTCTCTCAAGGTGGAGAGGGTTGGAGATTAACCTTTCGTTTAGGGGGAACCACGCGTTCAGGTAATGTACATATTACTCATAATGGGTCAAATGAAACTCGCCCTCGCAACCGTGCCTTCGCCGCTTACATCAAATACTAAAGGATGAACACCATGACAGAGCAAACAACAGACAAAGTCGCTTACGCATACGATCCGCAAACCGGCGAATACCTTGGCGAAGTCTATGCAGACCCAGATCCCTTAACCCCAGACCACTGGTTATTACCTGCTCACGCCACCTTTGACGCGCCGATTGAAGTGGACGAAGACCAAGTGGCGGTATGGCAACAAGAGGGGCAAAAGCAAACTTGGCAAAGCTGTGTGGATTTGCGCGGCACCGCTTATTGGGACGAGGAAGGAAGCGCCTACGAAATCAGCGAGCTAGGGGAAAATTTACCCGATTGGGCCTTATTAAGCGAGCCAGAAGCACCAGCGACCTTAGAAACCCAAACCGCACTCGCCAATGATGAATGCACAAGGCGCATTGAGAGTAAATGGGATCAATTCGGCCAAATGAATGTGTCATTGGGCTTGTACACAGCGGAAGAACAGTTGGCTTGCAAACAATGGATCGCGGCCCACTTGGCGGCATTGGAGGTCCTATTGGCCCGTGAAGATTTACTGGATATTGATGTCACTGACGACGCCTATTGGCAATTGAATTTGGAGGCCTATTCTGAGCCTGCTGAAACGGAACAGGAAAGCGAGCAGGAAACGGAAAACGAAACAGAACAAGAGGCTAAGCAAGAAAGCGCAAGCGCAACCAGCGAAGAAACAGACAGCGAAGAAACAGACAGCGAGGCGACTTAATCATGTCTTTTCTCACACAAGCCGGCGAAGCACAAATCGCCAACAAACAAGGTAACGCCAGTCGCATGACGATGAGCCATTTCGTGCTGGCCAATGTGCCAGATCTGGGTTCAGAGCCCAGTGATCGCGTTGCCGAATTGCCAAGTGACGAACAGATAGTACAGACCTTGCCTTATACCAAACACAGCTATGTGAACCCCAATCAGGTGGTCTATTCCTTGATCATGGATTCCACCATAGGGGACTTCACTTTTAACTGGATCGGCTTGGTGGACGAAGAAGAGGTGCTGATCGCCGTGGCGCACATTACGCCCATTGAAAAACGCAAAAGCACCGAAGGAGTAGAAGGTAACACCATTGCCCGTAACTTCTTACTTAAGTACTCCGGTATTCAAAATGTCACTGGCGCTAATGTGCCGGCAGAGACGTGGCAGTTGGACTTTTCCGCGCGCTTTAACGGTATGGACGAGCGGGAACGCTTGTCCAATCTAGACTTGTACGGTCAAGCCAGTTTCTTGGATAGCGCTTACCAAGTCATAAAAGAAGGTGATCAATACCAATTGCAAGCAGGCGTGGGTTACGTGGGTGGCATTCGCAGCAAGTTGGCGGAACAAGAAACGTTAACTGTCAGCGACTTGCCTTGCTCAATTTGGCTCGATGTCAGCTTGCAAGGAGACGTGTCGGACAAAGCCACAGTCTGCCAAATACAAGTACAAACGGCTGCTATGAGTGGTTATGTCAGTGGTTTTGTCGGCAGTGATTATGTGGACGCCAATGGCGTAGCCCATTATGTTGTCAAACTCGCTAACATCACGGCCAATGGCGACATCATTGACCACAGGCTGAGCTATGACAATGTTGCCCAACATGAAGCCAAGGTCAATCCGCATCCTCAGTACTCAACCTTGACGGACAACCAAGCCTTGCTGGAACAATTCAAGCGCATTCCTATTTATCCGCACGTCATGACTGACACCAATCGATTGGCCATGTCTTTAGCAGGCAGTCAATTAAGCATAGAAGCAGGGCAAGTGATTCGTCTCTTTGGTTGGTTGGACATTAATACGTCCGATTACCCAGAGAGGTCTTTTACGCTGGATTTAAGCAAAACCTACCACCTGCGTTTTGATTTAACTCATGGCTTTCGTCTATTGAATTTGGCCAGCACAGAATATAACCCGGAGCAGCGAGAACAACATGACGAAAGTTTTGATGCCACGTATGACGATGTGCTGTTAGCCGCGGTGGTAAATGGCGAATTGACTTCGTATCGCAATCTGCAACATCTGCCAAAAGGTCAGTTAGCCTATTTTGAAACAATAGAATCTTACCCATTAACGGCTTCACAAGTGGTGATGAGCTTAGATTTTAGTAACGATTACAGCCGTTCATTCGATTATGTCAGTTCATATCAGGCCTTATTATGTTTTCACCAAGGTTATGCTTATGGCTATCTTATTTATTCTTTAAATGGTTTGGAAATTTACAAAACTCGTCGGATTCATGTGGGTAATACACCAGGCTATGTATATAGCGATTTGGCGAATGGCAGGCTGGCTGGTCGGGCAAATCGAACGGATTACAAATACGAAGTGATGTTTGTCTACGAATACAACAATATTTCATTCAATATGACCAGTGGTACGTCAGGTTGGACTACGACAGACCCTTCTTATATAGCAGTGGAGGTATATTGATGTACGCCATTATTAAAGACGATTTGGTGGTGGGTCGCACGACCCAAGTTCAATCCCATCATCTCATACTCAATACGGCACAATTTGCCCATCTAAGATTTAATGGCAGCACACTGGTGGACGCTAATCAGTTGGGGTACACCACCTTCTATGTGGATGGTGCTGGCATTAAACACATTACCCCGGCCGATGATCGCCAAGCTGTGTATTGTCACTTTAGCGACATTTTAACCTCTGAAGATGGGGTTTGGATAACACCCGCTGTCGAAACAGAATCAGCAGTAGAAGCAGAAACAGCTGCAAAAACGAGCCTAACAGAGACCATGCAAGCTCAGTGTCAGGCCTTATCGGAGCGCATTCTTGAGGAAATGGATCGTCGAATGGATGAACTGGCTGAGTGGCGAGCTTATCGTCAGTTCGTGAGCAAGATTCCGCAGCAAGAGGGCTTTCCCAACCAAATTGATTGGGGCACACCACCAAGCCAATTAACGCAAGCGCAAGACCAGAAGTCGATTGACCAAGCGGTTAAATAAGCCAGTTAAATAACCCAGCTGCGAAATGCAGCGACAAGATGCACCTATAACATAGCCAAGGCATAAATTAATGACACCATAGGAAACCAAGATGTCTTTTCTCACGCAAGCCGGCGAAGCGCAAATCGCCAACAAACAAGGCAACGCCAGTCGCATGACCATAAGCCATTTTGTGCTGGCCAATGTGCCAGATCTGGGCGCGGAGCCCAGTGATCGCGTGGCCGAATTGCCAAGGGACGAGCAGATAGTACAGACCTTGCCTTATACCAAACACAGTTACGTGAACCCCAATCAGGTGGTTTATTCCTTGATCATGGATTCCACCATAGGGGACTTCACTTTTAACTGGATCGGCTTGGTGGACGAAGAAAATGTGCTCATTGCCGTGGCGCACATTACGCCTATTGAAAAACGCAAAAGCACCGAAGGGGTGGAAGGCAACACCATCGCCCGTAACTTCTTGCTTAAGTACTCAGGTATTCAAAATGTCACGGGGGCCAATGTACCCGCAGAGACCTGGCAATTGGACTTTGCCGCGCGCTTTAACGGCATGGACGAGCGGGAACGCTTGTCCAACTTGGACTTATACGGTCAAGCCAGTTTCTTGGATAGCGCCTACCAAGTCATAAAAGAAGGCGATCAATACCAATTGCAAGCGGGTGTGGGTTACGTGGGCGGCATTCGCACCAAGTTGGCGGAACAAGAAATGTTAACTGTCAGCGACTTGCCTTGCTCTATCTGGCTCGATGTGAGCTTACAAGGGGATGTGTCGGACAAGACCACAGTCAGCCAAGCACAGGTGCAAACGGAGGCCACAAGTGATGTTGTGAGCAGCGATTATCTCGACAATAATGGCATCGCCCATTATGTCAGCAAGCTTGCATCCATTGACGCCAATGGCGAGGTCACCGACCACAGAGTGATTTATGACAATGTGGCCAAGCATGAAGCCAAGGCCAACCCCCATCCACAGTATGTTGAGTACACAGATGAACAATGTGCGGCGACCTTGACCTTTGCGCAACAAGCCTTGAGCGAACATGAAGCCAAAGCGGATCCGCATCCGCAATACCAGAGTAAACAAAGCTTTAGTGTCAGTGGTTCAGCCAATGAGATTGTGTTGACCAGTGTGGCGGGCACCAACCCTGTCTCTCATTTAGCAGATCATCAGTGCTTTTCCTTTGTCTTGTCGGCGACCAACACTGCCGCTGTGACGATTCAAGTAGATGACTTAGAGGCCTTGAGTCTGGTTGGTGTCAGTGCGGCTAACCAGTTGCTAGCGGGGGCTTGTTTGACCCTGCGTTATCTGGCGGGGGCCTTTTACCTAGAGTCGCAAATCAACCCAAAAACCGGTAATACGATTACGGACATTGGCAAGCTGTGGATAGACACCTTAGACATACTTCGCCCCGGCGAATACCTACTGGATGGCAGTAGCATCAACAGCAAAAACCACCCCATTGCGGTGAGTTTGATTCGTGCCTCCTCCAACTGCATTGCCCAAGCGAGTAAAGAGGCTGACATTCAAACCTATGCGGGTTTTTATGGTTATACGGACGAAAGCGATGGTTCCACCAGTATTTCTTTGCCCATAGTGGGGGGCGAGTTTATTCGTATGCACGACGGTGGCAGAGGTGTGGATGATGGAAGAGCGTTTGGTAGTTGGCAGGAATCAGCTAATAAATCACATGGTCATTATGTCGGGATGGAGAACGATGGATTTGGGATAGTCCATTCAAGACAAGATGTTAATTCAACAGGCAATAATGGTGTTTATTCTCATTATAGATATGGTACTGGCAATACTTATAGCAAGTATACAGACTCGGATGCAGTACGTGCTATTGCAAATGGCGAAAAAGAATCTCGCCCCCGCAACCTCGCTTATTACGGCAAAACCCGTCTTTAAACACCGTCTTTAACTAGGAGTCATTATGCACTTACACAAATTTCAACTGGGGGCAGAGTTTCCCCTTTATCAAGGTGACATAGAAGCGCGCCAAGACCCGGTCACGGGCGACTATTTGGTGCCCGCGTTCGCCACCGATGTGCCTTTGATCGAGGAAAAACCAGATCATCAACGCTATTTCAAACAGGGTCAATGGCATTACGTCATCGACAAGGTTGGCACCCAGTATTGGTTGGCCGATGGCAGTCAGCACACCATTGTCTCCCTCGGGGAAGACTTGCCGCAAGACGCTTTGTTGGAAGAACCTGTTTTAGAAGATGAACCCACGCCGACCAAATCCCAGCAAGTACTGGGACAACTGAAAAAGCTGGTCGGTCGAACATCAGCCTCATAAATTAGGAAGGGAAGATGTCTTTTCTCACGCAAGCCGGCGAAGCACAAATCGCCAATAAACAAGGCAACGCCAGTCGCATGACGATTAGTCATTTTGTGCTGGCCAATGTGCCAGATCTGGGTTCAGAGCCCAGTGATCGCGTTGCCGAATTGCCAAGTGACGAACAGATAGTACAGACCTTGCCTTATACCAAACACAGCTATGTGAACCCCAATCAGGTGGTCTATTCCTTGATCATGGATTCCACCATAGGGGACTTCACTTTTAACTGGATCGGCTTGGTGGACGAAGAAGAGGTGCTGATCGCCGTGGCGCACATTACGCCCATTGAAAAACGCAAAAGCACCGAAGGAGTAGAAGGTAACACCATTGCCCGTAACTTCTTACTTAAGTACTCCGGTATTCAAAATGTCACTGGCGCTAATGTGCCGGCAGAGACGTGGCAGTTGGACTTTTCCGCGCGCTTTAACGGTATGGACGAGCGGGAACGCTTGTCCAATCTAGACTTGTACGGTCAAGCCAGTTTCTTGGATAGCGCTTACCAAGTCATAAAAGAAGGTGATCAATACCAATTGCAAGCAGGCGTGGGTTACGTGGGTGGCATTCGCAGCAAGTTGGCGGAACAAGAAACGTTAACTGTCAGCGACTTGCCTTGCTCAATTTGGCTCGATGTGAGCTTACAAGGGGATGTGTCAGACAAAGCCACAGTCAGCCAAATACAAGTGCAAACCGAGGCCACAAGTG
The window above is part of the Marinomonas sp. THO17 genome. Proteins encoded here:
- a CDS encoding phage tail protein, which translates into the protein MAPRYQLPVWIRRGEQVQKLQNALATWWNKTESWIKTPLDQMNPETCSPLLLKYYAYQADIDRFTDEPDDMFRRRVMYAEKNAMEAGSTTGLVEVFERLGIGEMQVVEREDEVNWDAIALLLTDSQIASNTDLLNYIIQTYGRTCRRYQLTVVNDIDIDIHLGEFGCQWALDVASA
- a CDS encoding phage tail protein is translated as MSFLTRAGEAQIANKQANGGHVNITHFVFAYLPELGAEPEDRVEDLPASEFIVDRHPYLKVAYVNDNQVVYSVVLDSTIGDYSFNWIGLVDEEEVLIATAYITPIEKRKTKGNKRGNTISRNFLLKYAGIQKVTAATVPAETWQLDFTERFLGVDERERQANVDLYAHASFLGEAWSVLKQEQEAEYLVSSGVGYLGGIRVQNHAAEPLAVDSLPTSVWLEASLQGDIADRQPVTSLRLQTDTLDAETQDANGVTYYRTKLADISADGVITDARVIYENVAQHEAKADPHPQYIAYTDSKTATTLTTAKSDATRKSNAALASAKDYTDEQVADTLATAQAFVGDFVGSIHFFATSSAPAGFIKANGAAISRTTYAALFSKIGTMYGAGNGSTTFNVPDLRGEFIRGWDEGRGVDSGRGLGSWQGDEFRSHTHNLSMAGSTSSQFGVSQGGEGWRLTFRLGGTTRSGNVHITHNGSNETRPRNRAFAAYIKY
- a CDS encoding phage tail protein; protein product: MSFLTQAGEAQIANKQGNASRMTMSHFVLANVPDLGSEPSDRVAELPSDEQIVQTLPYTKHSYVNPNQVVYSLIMDSTIGDFTFNWIGLVDEEEVLIAVAHITPIEKRKSTEGVEGNTIARNFLLKYSGIQNVTGANVPAETWQLDFSARFNGMDERERLSNLDLYGQASFLDSAYQVIKEGDQYQLQAGVGYVGGIRSKLAEQETLTVSDLPCSIWLDVSLQGDVSDKATVCQIQVQTAAMSGYVSGFVGSDYVDANGVAHYVVKLANITANGDIIDHRLSYDNVAQHEAKVNPHPQYSTLTDNQALLEQFKRIPIYPHVMTDTNRLAMSLAGSQLSIEAGQVIRLFGWLDINTSDYPERSFTLDLSKTYHLRFDLTHGFRLLNLASTEYNPEQREQHDESFDATYDDVLLAAVVNGELTSYRNLQHLPKGQLAYFETIESYPLTASQVVMSLDFSNDYSRSFDYVSSYQALLCFHQGYAYGYLIYSLNGLEIYKTRRIHVGNTPGYVYSDLANGRLAGRANRTDYKYEVMFVYEYNNISFNMTSGTSGWTTTDPSYIAVEVY
- a CDS encoding baseplate J/gp47 family protein, translated to MSDFKQVLIDAGVPTTEDELNSEFSKTVTESGSTIYNNSIYSPFWRVISSIATKPVNWLVEALANHVMPQFFLSTVSEAFIELWGDRYNCTRKEAQFLKGRVVFSRAGLDGEIVIPAGTVVYTDLINNTVYRVVTDAEAMIEADESGVIVAVTSEQAATAYNLERNYYNHCDLEGVTVTNPENWIDQVGADLEDVESYRLRIRNSFNTLSHYHTDGVYKYLISSWAGVKTDQIWLEHNAPRGPGTANAFILFDLNAPAESYLETINRQLSEEGYHGHGDDIVAYAMPETKHDVTATLYFSDTLLDVEKETISKGVYNAIYAAFRGNSAYDMTKTQPYSRFSFTQLAGEIFDLFDGLEDVEFNLNSIVSELSIPTLNSITIVEG
- a CDS encoding phage tail protein, translating into MSFLTQAGEAQIANKQGNASRMTISHFVLANVPDLGAEPSDRVAELPRDEQIVQTLPYTKHSYVNPNQVVYSLIMDSTIGDFTFNWIGLVDEENVLIAVAHITPIEKRKSTEGVEGNTIARNFLLKYSGIQNVTGANVPAETWQLDFAARFNGMDERERLSNLDLYGQASFLDSAYQVIKEGDQYQLQAGVGYVGGIRTKLAEQEMLTVSDLPCSIWLDVSLQGDVSDKTTVSQAQVQTEATSDVVSSDYLDNNGIAHYVSKLASIDANGEVTDHRVIYDNVAKHEAKANPHPQYVEYTDEQCAATLTFAQQALSEHEAKADPHPQYQSKQSFSVSGSANEIVLTSVAGTNPVSHLADHQCFSFVLSATNTAAVTIQVDDLEALSLVGVSAANQLLAGACLTLRYLAGAFYLESQINPKTGNTITDIGKLWIDTLDILRPGEYLLDGSSINSKNHPIAVSLIRASSNCIAQASKEADIQTYAGFYGYTDESDGSTSISLPIVGGEFIRMHDGGRGVDDGRAFGSWQESANKSHGHYVGMENDGFGIVHSRQDVNSTGNNGVYSHYRYGTGNTYSKYTDSDAVRAIANGEKESRPRNLAYYGKTRL
- a CDS encoding DUF2590 family protein, producing MASIDLLIQNDDLVLSGLGEPELVSLSDCVAQDLRHMMREKGFTILMVGERNRVSLTAAAKVIELEIENDSRIYPGTASVELNDDVLTCVAQTIDGEYIEVSL
- a CDS encoding phage tail assembly chaperone produces the protein MYAIIKDDLVVGRTTQVQSHHLILNTAQFAHLRFNGSTLVDANQLGYTTFYVDGAGIKHITPADDRQAVYCHFSDILTSEDGVWITPAVETESAVEAETAAKTSLTETMQAQCQALSERILEEMDRRMDELAEWRAYRQFVSKIPQQEGFPNQIDWGTPPSQLTQAQDQKSIDQAVK